The following are encoded in a window of Arcobacter arenosus genomic DNA:
- a CDS encoding DUF695 domain-containing protein, translating into MEEKWYLENTGNINQMLRVRDDIDLPQTMEEFPHLVLLKHNFHVADDIMFPDPACLAFFTAFENNHLESLEEENKIALLAVDICEGLMQHYIYCKDPEEAIYACIDFLKSNDLYKCDFEVYNNDCGKRLEEFF; encoded by the coding sequence ATGGAAGAGAAATGGTATTTAGAAAACACTGGGAATATTAACCAGATGTTAAGAGTAAGAGATGATATTGATTTACCTCAAACAATGGAAGAGTTTCCACACTTAGTTTTATTAAAACACAATTTTCATGTTGCTGATGATATTATGTTCCCTGATCCTGCTTGTTTGGCTTTTTTTACTGCTTTTGAGAATAATCATTTAGAAAGTTTAGAAGAAGAAAACAAAATTGCTTTATTAGCTGTTGATATTTGTGAAGGATTAATGCAACACTATATTTATTGTAAAGATCCAGAAGAAGCTATTTATGCATGTATAGATTTTTTGAAATCAAATGATTTATATAAATGTGATTTTGAAGTTTATAATAATGATTGCGGAAAAAGATTAGAAGAGTTTTTCTAA
- a CDS encoding HAD family hydrolase: MKNKAIIFDLDGTLIDSLKDIAISANLVLEEFNLPLHDISEYKNFVGGGASVLVNNCVPKNSNEDLKQKVLNRFKEVYDQEHHLNTQPYDGIYEVLEQLTKQNIKIGILSNKPHYFTCKYVEEFFSDYNFLEIHGQKENVPKKPNPMVALEIANSFNIKPENIFFVGDSDVDIKTAINSKMIPVGVKWGFRGPRELIENGAKYIVDTPKDILKLFEK; this comes from the coding sequence ATGAAAAACAAAGCTATTATATTTGATTTAGATGGAACACTTATAGATTCATTAAAAGATATTGCAATAAGTGCTAATTTAGTATTAGAAGAGTTTAATCTGCCTTTACATGATATCTCTGAATATAAAAATTTTGTTGGAGGAGGAGCATCTGTTTTAGTTAACAACTGTGTTCCAAAAAATAGTAATGAAGATTTAAAACAAAAAGTATTAAATAGATTTAAAGAGGTATATGATCAAGAACATCATTTAAATACACAACCTTATGATGGTATTTATGAAGTTTTAGAGCAATTAACAAAACAAAATATTAAAATTGGAATACTTTCTAATAAACCCCACTATTTTACATGCAAGTATGTTGAAGAGTTTTTTAGTGATTATAATTTCTTAGAGATTCATGGACAAAAAGAAAATGTTCCTAAAAAACCTAATCCAATGGTTGCTCTTGAAATTGCCAACTCTTTTAATATAAAACCAGAAAACATTTTTTTTGTTGGAGATAGTGATGTTGATATAAAAACTGCTATTAATTCAAAAATGATTCCTGTTGGAGTAAAATGGGGTTTTAGAGGACCTAGAGAATTAATAGAAAATGGAGCAAAATATATTGTTGATACACCAAAAGATATTTTAAAGCTTTTTGAGAAGTAA
- the ung gene encoding uracil-DNA glycosylase, protein MENWKDVINIEKEKDYFKNLKEQIDKKYETTTVFPPKNKIFNAFTKSSLEDLKVVILGQDPYHGKGQAQGLAFSTPKEIKNPPSMVNILKEIKDDLKKDSSCLDGDLNPWAEEGVLLLNTILTVEESKPKSHHKLGWEIFTDNIIKYISQNCKDVVFILWGGPAIAKSKIIDETKHHILTAPHPSPLSSYRGFFGCKHFSKTNEILKSLGKKPINW, encoded by the coding sequence ATGGAAAATTGGAAAGATGTAATTAATATTGAAAAAGAAAAAGATTATTTTAAAAATCTAAAAGAGCAAATTGATAAAAAATATGAAACCACAACCGTGTTTCCCCCTAAAAATAAAATATTTAATGCCTTTACAAAATCTTCTTTAGAAGATTTAAAAGTAGTAATTCTAGGACAAGATCCTTATCATGGAAAAGGTCAAGCACAAGGTCTAGCTTTTTCCACTCCTAAAGAGATAAAAAATCCACCCTCAATGGTTAATATTCTAAAAGAGATAAAAGATGATTTAAAAAAAGATTCTTCTTGTTTAGATGGAGATTTAAACCCTTGGGCAGAAGAGGGAGTGCTATTATTAAATACAATTTTAACGGTTGAGGAATCAAAACCAAAATCACATCATAAATTAGGATGGGAAATTTTCACTGATAATATAATAAAATACATCTCACAAAATTGTAAGGATGTTGTATTTATCCTTTGGGGTGGACCAGCAATTGCAAAGTCTAAAATAATCGATGAAACAAAACATCATATTTTGACTGCTCCCCATCCAAGTCCTTTATCTTCGTATAGAGGTTTTTTTGGATGTAAACATTTTAGTAAAACAAATGAAATTTTAAAAAGTTTAGGAAAAAAGCCAATTAATTGGTAA
- a CDS encoding CNNM domain-containing protein, with the protein MLLIIYFSIAVGVSFLCSILEAVLLSISASHIELVKQKNKKLGLLMEKQKVDIDFSIAAILTLNTFAHTLGAAGVGAEAAKIFGEEYMFYISAVLTILILVFSEIIPKTLGAYYWKSLAGFSTRVIKLLIYITYPIIIIMKKITALLADSKNNVITKEELIATAKIADENGIIRREDSGIIENVLQLHDIRVKDILTPRSVVYSIQENDYLVSFESNKNDAINLKKLKEYSRIPIFRNNIDDMVGLVISKEYFYEKITNELEDKLSLIKPILDVNENVPVSKLIDMFIESKEHMYLVVDNYGQTEGIVTLEDAVETLLGREIVDELDSHVDMRKVARRKMLRLRAKKNIM; encoded by the coding sequence TCATATTGAATTAGTTAAACAAAAAAATAAAAAACTTGGATTACTAATGGAAAAACAAAAAGTTGATATTGATTTTTCCATTGCAGCAATCTTAACTTTAAATACCTTTGCTCATACCTTAGGTGCAGCAGGAGTTGGAGCAGAAGCCGCAAAAATATTTGGTGAAGAGTATATGTTTTATATATCAGCAGTTTTAACTATTTTGATTTTAGTATTTTCTGAAATTATTCCTAAAACGCTAGGTGCATATTATTGGAAGAGTTTAGCTGGTTTTAGTACAAGGGTTATAAAACTTTTAATCTACATTACTTACCCAATTATTATAATTATGAAAAAAATTACAGCACTACTTGCTGATTCGAAGAATAATGTTATTACAAAAGAAGAACTTATAGCAACTGCAAAAATAGCTGATGAAAATGGAATTATTAGAAGGGAAGATAGTGGAATAATTGAAAATGTTCTACAACTTCATGATATAAGAGTAAAAGATATTTTAACCCCAAGAAGTGTAGTTTATTCTATACAAGAAAATGATTATTTAGTAAGTTTTGAATCTAATAAAAATGATGCTATTAATTTAAAAAAATTAAAAGAGTATTCTAGAATTCCAATTTTTAGGAATAATATAGATGATATGGTAGGTTTGGTTATTTCAAAAGAGTATTTCTATGAAAAGATTACAAATGAATTAGAAGATAAATTAAGCCTAATAAAACCAATTTTGGATGTTAATGAAAATGTGCCAGTATCAAAATTAATTGATATGTTTATAGAGAGTAAAGAACACATGTATTTAGTTGTTGACAATTATGGACAAACAGAAGGGATTGTTACCCTAGAAGATGCAGTTGAAACTTTATTAGGTCGAGAGATTGTAGATGAATTAGATTCCCATGTTGACATGAGAAAAGTAGCTAGAAGAAAGATGTTAAGATTGAGAGCAAAAAAAAATATTATGTAG
- a CDS encoding ComEA family DNA-binding protein: MKKILVTLLMGVSFMFAALNLNTATKDELMTIKGIGEKKAEQIITFRKSKKIENVDELSKLKGFGPKLILNIKNEIKVK, from the coding sequence ATGAAAAAGATATTAGTCACATTGCTAATGGGTGTATCATTTATGTTTGCAGCATTAAATTTAAATACTGCAACAAAAGATGAACTTATGACAATAAAAGGTATAGGTGAAAAAAAAGCAGAACAAATAATTACTTTTAGAAAAAGTAAAAAAATAGAAAATGTAGATGAGTTGTCAAAATTAAAAGGTTTTGGACCAAAGTTAATCTTAAATATAAAAAATGAGATAAAGGTTAAATAA
- a CDS encoding complement resistance protein TraT codes for MIKKVSLKKTSLVSISLATLLFTGCAAPSFTKVGTTATGEKVAITKQDVHAKTKMSETIFLEPVDPKDQIIYFKFRNTSDEELEIMQKLKAKFESMGFIVTRNPKKANFMVQANLLKVGQMDENEQKNYLASGFGVGAAAAGVTMLTGGGYGRAGTAGLIGAVVGLGIEAARVKDVHYAMVTDVEIRQRPMKGETVTQNDSMSGQMGRGSVSKQSSTMENVQWKKYRTRIVSSAYAPGLEFEQARPFLEDGLVKSLAGTM; via the coding sequence ATGATTAAAAAAGTAAGTTTAAAGAAAACGAGTTTAGTGAGTATCTCGCTTGCTACTTTATTATTTACAGGTTGTGCGGCACCATCTTTTACAAAAGTTGGAACAACTGCAACTGGAGAAAAAGTAGCTATAACTAAACAAGATGTTCATGCAAAAACAAAAATGAGTGAAACTATATTTTTAGAGCCAGTTGATCCAAAAGATCAAATTATCTATTTCAAATTTAGAAACACTTCAGATGAAGAGCTTGAAATTATGCAAAAATTAAAAGCAAAATTTGAAAGTATGGGGTTCATTGTAACAAGGAATCCTAAAAAAGCTAATTTTATGGTGCAAGCAAACTTACTTAAAGTTGGTCAAATGGATGAAAATGAACAAAAAAATTATTTGGCATCAGGTTTTGGAGTGGGAGCAGCAGCAGCTGGTGTAACAATGTTAACTGGTGGTGGATATGGTAGAGCTGGAACTGCTGGATTAATTGGTGCAGTTGTAGGTTTAGGTATAGAAGCAGCTAGAGTTAAAGATGTCCATTACGCAATGGTTACTGATGTAGAGATTAGACAAAGACCAATGAAAGGTGAAACTGTAACTCAAAATGATAGTATGTCAGGACAAATGGGTAGAGGTTCTGTAAGTAAACAAAGTTCTACTATGGAAAATGTTCAATGGAAAAAATATAGAACAAGAATTGTAAGTTCTGCTTATGCTCCTGGTTTAGAGTTTGAGCAAGCTAGACCATTTTTAGAAGATGGACTTGTTAAATCTTTAGCAGGTACAATGTAA
- a CDS encoding TPM domain-containing protein, with product MYLNENEKQKISQEIENLEKQSSAELVAVMTKKSSSYKFETIALSLFITTIISLITLVFENNSIKLFEIQTLSFIFFYFIFDKSNKALLSLLPKSYKYEKTSIYANKQFANLGLQKIKTKQAIMFFVSLDEKYVEIITDSVIKGKIDDSYWQNIVDEFIKDVKNNNISNGYIKAIKQCNEILIKNFPIQENDENELSNEVIELKN from the coding sequence ATGTATTTAAACGAAAATGAAAAACAAAAAATCTCACAAGAGATTGAAAACCTTGAGAAACAAAGTTCAGCTGAACTTGTTGCAGTTATGACTAAAAAATCATCTTCATATAAATTTGAAACTATAGCTTTAAGCCTATTTATCACAACTATTATTTCACTTATAACGTTAGTTTTTGAAAACAATAGTATAAAACTATTTGAAATACAAACACTAAGTTTTATCTTCTTTTATTTTATTTTTGATAAATCAAATAAAGCACTTTTATCTTTACTTCCAAAATCATACAAATATGAAAAAACATCTATTTATGCAAATAAACAATTTGCTAATCTAGGTTTACAAAAAATAAAAACAAAGCAGGCTATTATGTTTTTTGTTAGTTTAGATGAAAAATATGTGGAAATTATTACAGATAGTGTCATAAAAGGAAAGATTGATGACTCTTATTGGCAAAATATTGTTGATGAATTTATCAAAGATGTAAAAAATAACAATATTTCAAATGGTTATATAAAAGCGATAAAACAATGTAATGAGATTCTAATCAAAAATTTTCCTATTCAAGAAAATGATGAAAATGAATTATCAAATGAAGTGATAGAACTAAAAAATTGA
- a CDS encoding YchJ family protein, which translates to MKISGNSFCPCGSLKKFKKCCKVFHEGDYAKNALELMKSRYSAYAANNASYLMETTHRENPDYSSDIKTWEQALHDYFDHTTFQGLEIYDFIDGETEAYVTFKAIISQGAIDASFVEKSKFVKVNDKWLYHSGKFIG; encoded by the coding sequence ATGAAGATATCAGGTAACTCATTCTGTCCATGTGGAAGTTTAAAAAAATTTAAAAAATGTTGTAAAGTATTTCATGAAGGTGATTATGCAAAAAATGCATTAGAGCTCATGAAATCAAGGTATAGCGCATATGCAGCAAATAATGCAAGTTATTTAATGGAAACAACCCACCGGGAAAACCCAGATTACTCTTCTGATATTAAAACTTGGGAACAAGCACTACATGATTACTTTGATCATACTACTTTTCAAGGTTTAGAAATCTATGATTTTATTGATGGTGAAACTGAAGCTTACGTTACTTTTAAAGCTATAATTTCACAAGGAGCTATTGATGCCTCTTTTGTTGAAAAGAGTAAATTTGTAAAAGTTAATGACAAGTGGCTTTATCATAGTGGAAAGTTTATAGGTTAA
- a CDS encoding TPM domain-containing protein — protein MKKIVLTIVSFLLLQNILFAAPTFPSLTGRVVDNAQILSKQEETKLSSILENEEKNTSNQIVIVTLNSLDGYDIADYGYQLGRYWQIGQKDKNNGVLLIISMAEKKLRIEVGYGLEGVLTDKTAHEIIEYVLKPKFRQGDFYGGISEATNAIIKAIKGEYKPSDYGVLNETSENWFFLFFAIIFISAILGGATRKFKNMKISKLFHSSMLGGFAGTFAIGFTQSLLFAAIAYFVIGIIVYLTTKKVSYDSYSSTHPSYGTGYNGGFGGFSSGGGFSSSSGFGGGGGSFGGGGASGGW, from the coding sequence ATGAAAAAAATAGTTCTAACAATAGTATCTTTTCTTCTTTTACAAAATATACTATTTGCAGCTCCAACTTTTCCTTCCCTTACAGGAAGAGTTGTTGATAATGCTCAAATATTATCAAAACAAGAGGAGACAAAACTATCTTCTATATTAGAAAATGAGGAAAAAAATACTTCTAATCAAATAGTAATAGTAACACTAAACTCCCTAGATGGTTATGATATAGCAGATTATGGTTATCAGTTAGGAAGATATTGGCAAATTGGTCAAAAAGATAAAAACAATGGAGTTTTACTTATCATCTCAATGGCTGAAAAAAAGCTGAGAATAGAAGTTGGATATGGTCTTGAAGGAGTACTTACAGATAAGACAGCCCATGAAATTATAGAATATGTTTTAAAACCAAAGTTTAGACAAGGTGATTTTTATGGTGGTATTAGTGAGGCAACAAATGCTATTATAAAAGCTATTAAGGGTGAATATAAACCAAGTGATTATGGAGTATTAAATGAAACTTCTGAAAATTGGTTTTTCCTATTTTTTGCAATAATATTTATATCTGCTATATTAGGTGGAGCTACTAGAAAATTTAAGAATATGAAGATTAGTAAACTATTTCATTCTAGTATGTTAGGGGGATTTGCAGGTACTTTTGCTATTGGCTTTACCCAAAGTTTATTATTTGCAGCCATTGCATACTTTGTTATTGGTATTATTGTTTATTTAACTACAAAAAAAGTTTCTTATGATTCTTATTCTAGTACTCATCCCTCTTATGGTACTGGATATAATGGAGGTTTTGGTGGTTTCTCTTCAGGTGGAGGATTTAGCAGTTCTAGTGGCTTCGGTGGAGGTGGCGGAAGTTTTGGTGGCGGTGGCGCTAGTGGAGGATGGTAA
- a CDS encoding YbfB/YjiJ family MFS transporter: MKPYIKQILSAFLILFSCLGFGRFAFGMILPNLQASLELSTTQVGFIGTANFIGYFIGILFVNSLYTKYPTYKLIFATMILQALFMVLMTVFSNYLLISFFYCLAGFLASISNISIMSYLSNEIPKDIRGKAIGIVVSASGVAIVISGQIVPYVESIVKIDAWETSWILFSCIMVVFAFVSQIGIKKDTSHHLSELKSKAFEYFFISSFWKVGILYMIFGLTYAVYVTYFVSAVISKYNFSTSISGDFWALVGFLSIFSGYIFGILADKTSAYKALILVFILQTISNFILTLDLNFIAVWISTITFGISVWSVPSLITLLTSIHFDVKKNAQVLALVTLLFALCQTIAPVGAGYLYDLNKSYDLVFLISSMLTFFAIILSIIFSRHIIKEH; encoded by the coding sequence TTGAAACCTTATATAAAACAAATTTTATCAGCTTTTTTAATTCTATTTTCTTGTTTAGGATTTGGAAGATTTGCTTTTGGCATGATTTTACCAAATCTACAAGCATCTTTAGAACTCTCAACAACCCAAGTTGGTTTTATAGGTACAGCTAATTTTATAGGATACTTCATTGGTATTTTATTTGTAAACTCTTTATATACAAAATACCCAACATATAAACTTATCTTTGCTACAATGATTTTGCAAGCTTTATTTATGGTACTTATGACAGTTTTTTCAAACTACCTACTTATCTCTTTTTTCTATTGCCTTGCAGGATTTTTAGCAAGTATTTCAAATATCTCAATTATGTCTTACTTATCAAATGAGATACCAAAAGATATAAGGGGAAAAGCTATAGGAATAGTAGTTAGTGCAAGTGGAGTTGCAATTGTAATTTCTGGACAAATTGTTCCATATGTTGAAAGTATTGTTAAAATAGATGCTTGGGAAACTTCATGGATTTTATTTAGTTGTATTATGGTTGTTTTTGCTTTTGTTTCACAAATTGGGATAAAAAAAGACACCTCACATCATTTGAGTGAATTAAAATCAAAAGCCTTTGAATACTTTTTTATAAGCTCCTTTTGGAAGGTTGGGATATTATATATGATATTTGGACTAACTTATGCTGTTTATGTTACATATTTTGTAAGTGCAGTTATTAGCAAATACAATTTTAGTACTTCTATCTCGGGAGACTTTTGGGCTTTAGTTGGATTTTTGAGTATTTTTTCAGGTTATATATTTGGTATTCTTGCAGATAAAACAAGCGCCTATAAAGCTTTGATTTTGGTTTTTATTTTACAAACAATTTCTAACTTTATATTAACCCTCGACTTAAATTTTATTGCTGTTTGGATATCTACTATCACCTTTGGAATATCTGTTTGGAGTGTGCCTTCACTTATAACACTACTTACTTCTATCCACTTTGATGTGAAAAAAAATGCACAAGTTTTAGCTTTAGTAACTTTGCTTTTTGCCCTATGCCAAACAATTGCTCCTGTAGGTGCTGGTTATCTTTATGATTTGAATAAAAGTTATGATTTAGTCTTTTTAATAAGTTCCATGTTAACTTTCTTTGCTATTATTTTATCAATTATTTTTTCAAGACATATAATAAAAGAACATTAG
- a CDS encoding YaaA family protein: MKILLAPAETKNSGGESPSFSKENFSFPQLFSRREEILNIYEDLLKNSTIEELSKWFGLKNLKDVEKYKESIANKPTMKAINRYNGVAFDALDYNNLQSEEQKYIDENVVLFSNLFGPILAKDLISDYKYKQGAKLPNISVEKFYMDNFTEALDDFVGNEVIDLRAGFYEKFYKVKKAEVLTFKFIKDGKVVSHWAKFYRGKVLQEMAKNKITNHSEFMAMEIPGLKLNEIQEKKNIKTLIMDIV, translated from the coding sequence ATGAAAATTTTATTAGCACCTGCAGAAACAAAAAATAGTGGAGGGGAATCCCCTTCTTTCTCAAAAGAAAACTTTTCTTTTCCCCAACTTTTCTCAAGAAGAGAAGAGATTTTAAATATTTATGAAGATTTATTAAAAAATTCTACAATTGAAGAGTTATCAAAATGGTTTGGATTAAAAAATCTAAAAGATGTGGAAAAATATAAAGAAAGTATAGCCAATAAACCTACAATGAAGGCAATAAATAGATACAATGGAGTTGCCTTTGATGCTTTAGATTATAACAACTTACAAAGTGAAGAACAAAAATATATTGATGAAAATGTTGTTTTGTTTTCAAATCTTTTTGGTCCAATTTTAGCAAAAGATTTAATTTCTGACTATAAATATAAACAAGGAGCAAAGCTTCCAAATATTAGTGTAGAAAAATTTTATATGGATAATTTTACGGAAGCTTTAGATGATTTTGTTGGAAATGAAGTTATTGATTTAAGAGCAGGTTTTTATGAAAAGTTTTACAAGGTTAAAAAGGCTGAAGTATTAACATTTAAGTTTATTAAAGATGGAAAAGTTGTTTCCCATTGGGCTAAGTTTTATAGAGGAAAAGTTTTACAAGAGATGGCAAAAAATAAAATCACTAATCATAGTGAATTTATGGCAATGGAAATTCCTGGTTTAAAACTAAATGAGATTCAAGAAAAGAAAAATATAAAAACACTAATTATGGATATTGTTTAG
- a CDS encoding LemA family protein, with the protein MKAFLIGLGVIVIAIIALIATNINNVPKLDENVKASWSQVQNQYKRRADLIPNLVSTVKAYASHEKSTLTEVTQARANVGKINLTPEMLSNPQLFQQFQQAQGALSSALSKLMLVVERYPELKANKNFLALQSQLEGTENRISVARRDYIETVRLYNLELRTFPGKIVAAIIYPEAQVKETFTASPQEQEAPKVNF; encoded by the coding sequence ATGAAAGCTTTTTTAATAGGGCTAGGTGTAATTGTTATCGCAATTATTGCCTTAATTGCAACAAATATAAATAATGTACCAAAATTGGATGAAAATGTTAAAGCATCTTGGTCTCAAGTTCAAAACCAATACAAAAGAAGAGCAGATTTAATTCCTAACCTTGTATCAACAGTAAAAGCTTATGCATCACATGAAAAATCAACTTTAACAGAAGTTACCCAAGCAAGAGCAAATGTTGGAAAAATCAACTTAACTCCTGAGATGTTATCTAACCCTCAACTTTTTCAACAATTCCAACAAGCACAAGGAGCTCTAAGTTCTGCCCTATCAAAACTAATGTTAGTAGTTGAAAGATATCCAGAATTGAAAGCAAACAAAAACTTTCTAGCACTTCAATCTCAACTAGAAGGGACAGAAAATAGAATCTCTGTTGCAAGAAGGGATTATATAGAAACAGTAAGACTTTATAATCTTGAACTTAGAACTTTCCCTGGTAAAATAGTTGCAGCAATAATATATCCAGAGGCACAAGTAAAGGAAACTTTTACAGCATCACCTCAAGAACAAGAAGCTCCAAAAGTAAATTTCTAA
- a CDS encoding DUF4405 domain-containing protein, with product MSLKKITSLTMMLSILIMAYTGIMLFIAPPGRIANWANWEILGLSKEQYGQVHTTFMVLILVMTILHVFYNWKPITSYMKNKAKQMIVFTKDMLVAVVLTLVFLVGTLTFITPFSSFLEFGDGIKNSWEKEYGTAPYSHAELSSLESFCKKLGFDIKESEKILKNNNIIFEPSQSLSQIADDNSVSPQFIYNLLKVNFEKNGQEIIELTGLGRKTVKEVASTLKLSTDEFISKLKALGVDASSEDKFKQVAEKYDMSPMDIMIKLGYKKPE from the coding sequence ATGAGCTTAAAAAAGATAACTTCACTTACTATGATGCTTTCTATATTAATCATGGCATATACAGGGATAATGCTATTTATTGCACCTCCTGGGAGAATAGCAAATTGGGCAAATTGGGAAATCTTAGGTTTAAGTAAAGAACAATATGGACAAGTTCATACAACTTTTATGGTTCTTATTTTAGTAATGACCATTTTACATGTTTTTTATAACTGGAAACCAATAACTAGTTATATGAAAAATAAAGCAAAACAAATGATTGTTTTTACGAAGGATATGTTAGTTGCAGTTGTATTGACTTTAGTTTTTTTAGTTGGAACATTAACTTTCATTACCCCTTTTTCATCATTTTTAGAATTTGGTGATGGCATTAAAAACTCTTGGGAAAAAGAGTATGGTACAGCTCCATATTCACATGCTGAATTGTCATCTTTAGAAAGTTTTTGTAAAAAATTAGGTTTTGATATTAAAGAGAGTGAAAAAATATTAAAAAACAATAATATTATATTTGAACCAAGTCAAAGTTTATCACAAATTGCAGATGATAATTCAGTTAGTCCACAATTTATTTATAATCTTTTAAAAGTAAATTTTGAAAAAAATGGTCAAGAGATTATTGAATTAACAGGGCTTGGGAGAAAAACTGTGAAAGAGGTTGCAAGTACTTTAAAACTTTCTACTGATGAGTTTATCTCAAAATTAAAAGCTTTAGGGGTTGATGCTAGTAGTGAAGATAAATTTAAACAAGTTGCTGAAAAATACGATATGAGTCCAATGGATATTATGATAAAACTAGGGTACAAAAAACCTGAATAG